The following proteins are encoded in a genomic region of Arachis stenosperma cultivar V10309 chromosome 4, arast.V10309.gnm1.PFL2, whole genome shotgun sequence:
- the LOC130975365 gene encoding uncharacterized protein LOC130975365 has translation MTPYDGTSDPSHHLNNFRSRMYLTDASDVIRCKAFPTTLTKTAKWFDSLPPRSIASFDDLAKKFLARFSIQKDKAKHAPNLLGIKQGDWESLRNYMERFNKVCLDIQSLLIEASIMGLINGLREGPFSHSISKKYPTTLNEVQERAEKYINMEENTRLGENSKSGFCYPPRDKAKEFGKKED, from the coding sequence ATGACCCCATACGATGGTACATcggatccaagccatcatctcaacAATTTTAGAAGTAGGATGTACCTCACCGATGCCTCCGATGTAATCCGCTGTAAAGCTTTCCCAACCACCTTAACCAAAACGGCAAAGTGGTTCGACAGCTTGCCACCAAGGTCAATAGCAAGCTTCGATGACCTCGCCAAAAAGTTCctagccagattctccatccaaaaggacaaagccaaacatgcCCCAAACCTATTAGGGATTAAGCAAGGAGATTGGGAGAGCctccgcaactacatggaaagattcaacaaggtGTGTCTAGACATACAAAGTCTGCTAATAGAAGCATCCATCATGGGTCTCATCAATGGTCTACGAGAAGGACCCTTTAGCCACTCCATATCAAAAAAGTATCCAACAACTCTAAACGAGGTACAAGAACGGGCGGAAAAGTATATTAACATGGAGGAGAACACTCGACTAGGAGAAAATTCAAAATCCGGATTCTGCTACCCTCCTCGGGACAAGGCTAAAGAGTTCGGAAAAAAAGAAGACTAA